In Nocardia yunnanensis, one DNA window encodes the following:
- a CDS encoding ABC transporter ATP-binding protein: MLIRLLRTFLWPYRTQLAGVVVLQLISVIAMLYLPTLNADIIDNGVTKGDIGYIWSTGGWMLLVTAIQIIAQAISVYLGAQAAMGAGRDMRAALLHRVGTFSAREVGVFGAPSLITRNTNDVGQVQLLVLMSATILVMAPIMCVGGIVMALRESLGLSWLLLIAVPALGLSMAFIISRMVPGFRRMQERIDAVNRVLREQITGIRVVRAFVRERQETARFGVANTELTAQSLYVGKYMALMFPMVMLISNVTTVGVIWFGGHSIDKGEMQIGSLTAMLAYIMQILMAVMMASFLAMMAPRAAVSAERIGGVLDTESSVAEPVAPQPFQGDPGTVELAFAEFKFPGAEKAVLRAIRFQTRPGTTTAIVGATGAGKTTLINLIPRLIDVTDGAVYVGGTDVRHLELEALRSEIGLVPQKAYLFSGTVASNLRYGKPDATDEELWHALEIAQAADFVREMPQGLETPVAQGGTTVSGGQRQRLAIARALVRKPRVYLFDDCFSALDVATDVRVRDALRPETSNASVIIVAQRISTIRDADQIVVLEDGAMAGIGTHDELLRDCSEYREIVESQFSAEEVR, translated from the coding sequence ATGTTGATCCGACTTCTCCGCACCTTCCTCTGGCCCTATCGGACACAACTGGCCGGGGTCGTCGTGCTCCAGCTGATCTCGGTCATCGCCATGCTGTATCTGCCCACGTTGAACGCCGACATCATCGACAACGGCGTCACCAAGGGCGATATCGGCTACATCTGGTCCACCGGCGGCTGGATGCTGCTGGTCACCGCCATTCAGATCATCGCCCAGGCGATCTCGGTGTACCTGGGCGCGCAGGCCGCCATGGGCGCGGGCCGCGATATGCGCGCCGCGCTGCTGCACCGGGTGGGCACCTTCTCCGCGCGCGAGGTCGGCGTGTTCGGCGCGCCGTCGCTCATCACGCGCAATACCAACGATGTCGGCCAGGTGCAGCTGCTGGTGCTGATGAGCGCCACCATCCTGGTGATGGCTCCGATCATGTGCGTCGGCGGCATCGTCATGGCATTGCGCGAGAGCCTCGGGCTCTCGTGGCTGCTCTTGATCGCGGTGCCCGCGCTGGGGTTGTCGATGGCCTTCATCATCAGCCGCATGGTGCCCGGTTTCCGGCGCATGCAGGAACGCATCGACGCGGTGAACCGCGTACTGCGCGAACAGATCACCGGCATTCGCGTGGTGCGCGCGTTCGTGCGGGAACGGCAGGAGACGGCGCGTTTCGGGGTCGCCAACACCGAGCTGACCGCGCAGTCGCTGTATGTCGGCAAGTACATGGCGCTGATGTTCCCGATGGTCATGCTCATCTCGAACGTCACCACGGTCGGCGTGATCTGGTTCGGCGGGCACTCCATCGACAAGGGCGAGATGCAGATCGGTTCGCTCACCGCGATGCTCGCCTACATCATGCAGATCCTGATGGCCGTCATGATGGCCTCGTTCCTGGCCATGATGGCCCCGCGCGCCGCGGTCTCGGCCGAGCGCATCGGCGGGGTACTCGACACCGAGTCGTCGGTGGCGGAACCGGTTGCGCCGCAACCGTTCCAAGGTGATCCCGGCACGGTCGAGCTGGCGTTCGCGGAGTTCAAGTTCCCGGGCGCGGAGAAGGCGGTGCTGCGGGCCATCCGATTCCAGACCCGGCCCGGCACCACCACGGCCATCGTGGGCGCCACCGGCGCCGGCAAGACCACGCTGATCAACCTGATCCCGCGGCTCATCGACGTCACCGACGGCGCGGTGTACGTGGGCGGCACCGATGTGCGCCACCTCGAATTGGAGGCGCTGCGTTCGGAGATCGGCCTGGTGCCGCAGAAGGCGTACCTGTTCTCCGGGACGGTCGCCTCCAATCTGCGCTACGGCAAGCCGGACGCCACCGACGAGGAGCTGTGGCACGCGCTCGAGATCGCGCAGGCCGCGGATTTCGTGCGCGAGATGCCGCAGGGCCTGGAAACCCCGGTGGCACAGGGCGGTACGACGGTGTCGGGCGGTCAGCGCCAACGTCTGGCCATCGCCCGCGCGCTGGTGCGCAAGCCGCGGGTCTACCTGTTCGACGACTGCTTCTCCGCCCTGGACGTCGCCACCGACGTGCGCGTCCGCGACGCCCTGAGGCCGGAGACGTCGAACGCGTCGGTCATCATTGTGGCGCAACGGATCTCGACGATCCGCGACGCCGATCAGATCGTGGTGCTGGAGGACGGTGCGATGGCTGGAATCGGCACCCACGACGAATTGCTCAGGGACTGTTCGGAATACCGCGAGATCGTGGAGTCGCAGTTCAGCGCGGAGGAGGTGCGATGA
- a CDS encoding RrF2 family transcriptional regulator, with translation MHITAKVDYAVRTLVEIAKAQPDSVKADAIVAAQDIPPKVLESVVADLRKGGLVTSRRGPDGGYRLARPAARISVADVIRAVEGPLASVRGQRPEDVGYPGAAEPLQRVWIGLRVNIRSVLERVTIADISHDLLPSFLDELLHDPDAWTRRPRPVDEPVAPTSESAGSVEWRDAVEWRDLDQPDV, from the coding sequence GTGCACATCACCGCGAAGGTCGATTACGCGGTGCGCACGCTCGTGGAAATCGCGAAGGCGCAACCGGATTCGGTGAAGGCCGACGCCATCGTCGCCGCCCAGGACATTCCGCCCAAGGTGCTGGAATCGGTGGTGGCGGATCTGCGCAAGGGCGGCCTGGTGACCAGTCGCCGCGGCCCGGACGGCGGCTACCGGCTGGCCCGCCCGGCCGCGCGGATCAGCGTCGCCGATGTGATTCGCGCCGTGGAGGGTCCGCTGGCCTCGGTGCGCGGGCAGCGACCGGAGGATGTCGGCTATCCGGGCGCGGCCGAACCGCTGCAGCGCGTGTGGATCGGGCTGCGGGTGAACATCCGCTCGGTGCTGGAGCGGGTCACCATCGCGGATATCTCGCACGATCTGCTGCCGTCGTTCCTGGACGAACTGCTGCACGATCCGGATGCCTGGACCCGGCGTCCGCGCCCGGTCGACGAGCCGGTCGCGCCGACCTCGGAGAGCGCAGGCTCGGTCGAGTGGCGCGATGCCGTCGAGTGGCGGGATCTGGACCAGCCCGACGTCTGA